From Caballeronia insecticola, a single genomic window includes:
- a CDS encoding DUF927 domain-containing protein — protein sequence MSTVFDDHQRILEALSYIPPDVERDVWFRVAASLKHSEGEAGFVMFDNWSQGSPNYVAADVRDTWRSIRPDAGITIGTLFAIAKKYGYKPRSTAATVIDPAEVERRRVERDARTEQEAQKRTKARKHAASLAIAVIEKAHPARDDHPYLMRKGVSAVDTLREMDAAKLQKLIGYRPQSGGAQLEGRVLIAPVQVGGAVTTIEMIDELGRKSALANGEKAGGCWFAAAPEECKRILIAEGVATALSAHLCTGDAAVAALSAGNLTKVAQTMRAAYPDAEITVLADLGNGQQKAVEAARSVGGAVALPEFGDKRGDDETDFNDMHTRFGAAAVARQIRKAAKPDGGDEPDRSGAGATTASGGELEAYYERRQDGLYFVGVKVDRDSGKTVYLAPRWLCDSLEALGSGRDSSGRQMRVLRWRRAGCGEEVIEAMPNAEIGERDGWARLRSGGLAVATDRAARERLAYWLQTENRDAWYEIVSMTGWQHGAFVLPTGEVVGQPNARMHFNGKPDNPSAYKARGTLGDWREQVGRLTQGNALAMTSVACALAGPLLSIAGEKDGIGLHLYTNSTAGKSTCGDVAASVWGDPDRSKASWNGTSLGLALMSESANDRLLYLDEIGSGDARKIGPAIYQMLNGISKVQGARDGGTVASRSWRLTLISTGEVAMSQYLAEGGLKPRGGQEVRLLDVPADAGLHRAFDELHGYASAEAFSDALTAAGRAQHGTLGPAFVEWLLPRWSDAREQIGRERIRMASMVPPDAAPPVRRATRKFALLAAALVMATQAGLTGWTAEESQQAVDTVWRRWLDVFGTGDRDDERLIEQVEGLIEQHEHSRFVRLPLTENMPVVHNSLGFIRADADGKITVYVPPATFKGVFVVGYDLKHACKALHKARILLRPTGRKGWTRNGGRGLGQVYVLYPRKNHADWKADDDQ from the coding sequence ATGAGCACCGTCTTTGATGATCATCAGCGGATCCTTGAAGCACTCTCGTACATTCCGCCGGACGTTGAGCGCGACGTATGGTTTCGTGTCGCTGCATCGCTCAAGCATAGCGAGGGCGAAGCTGGCTTTGTGATGTTTGACAACTGGAGTCAGGGAAGCCCGAACTACGTGGCGGCTGACGTTCGGGATACGTGGCGCTCAATTCGTCCCGACGCCGGTATCACCATCGGCACGCTGTTCGCGATCGCGAAGAAGTACGGCTACAAGCCGCGTTCGACCGCCGCAACGGTTATCGACCCGGCAGAGGTCGAGCGCCGTCGTGTCGAGCGCGACGCACGCACGGAACAAGAGGCGCAGAAACGAACGAAGGCCCGTAAGCACGCGGCCTCGCTTGCCATCGCCGTCATTGAGAAAGCTCACCCCGCTCGCGACGATCATCCGTACCTGATGCGCAAGGGTGTCAGTGCGGTTGACACCCTGCGCGAAATGGACGCCGCGAAGCTTCAGAAGCTGATCGGCTACCGGCCGCAATCGGGCGGCGCGCAGCTCGAGGGGCGCGTTCTCATCGCACCTGTGCAGGTCGGGGGCGCTGTGACCACCATCGAGATGATCGATGAACTCGGGCGCAAGTCGGCCTTGGCCAATGGGGAGAAGGCGGGCGGCTGCTGGTTCGCCGCCGCGCCCGAAGAGTGCAAACGCATCCTCATCGCCGAAGGTGTCGCTACAGCGCTGTCGGCTCACCTCTGTACGGGTGATGCGGCAGTGGCGGCGCTCTCGGCGGGCAACCTCACGAAGGTTGCACAGACGATGCGCGCGGCCTATCCCGATGCCGAAATCACTGTACTGGCTGACCTCGGTAACGGACAGCAGAAGGCGGTGGAGGCGGCGCGATCCGTCGGTGGCGCCGTTGCCCTCCCGGAGTTCGGCGACAAGCGTGGTGACGACGAAACGGACTTCAACGACATGCACACACGTTTTGGAGCGGCCGCGGTGGCCAGGCAGATCAGGAAGGCTGCGAAGCCCGATGGCGGCGATGAGCCGGACCGTAGCGGCGCAGGAGCGACAACTGCCAGCGGAGGCGAACTAGAAGCGTATTACGAGCGCCGTCAAGACGGCTTGTACTTTGTGGGCGTGAAAGTCGATCGCGACAGCGGCAAGACGGTTTATCTCGCGCCTCGATGGCTCTGTGACTCGCTGGAGGCGTTGGGAAGCGGCCGCGACAGCTCAGGCCGTCAGATGCGCGTGTTGCGCTGGCGGCGCGCGGGTTGCGGCGAAGAGGTAATCGAAGCCATGCCCAATGCAGAGATTGGTGAGCGCGACGGTTGGGCGCGATTGCGTAGCGGCGGGCTGGCGGTCGCAACCGATCGCGCGGCTCGTGAGCGACTTGCGTACTGGCTTCAGACCGAGAACCGCGACGCGTGGTATGAGATCGTCAGCATGACCGGTTGGCAGCACGGCGCTTTCGTATTGCCGACCGGGGAAGTCGTTGGGCAACCCAATGCTCGTATGCACTTCAACGGCAAACCGGACAATCCGAGCGCCTATAAGGCGCGTGGCACGCTTGGCGATTGGCGAGAGCAGGTAGGTCGCCTAACGCAAGGCAATGCCCTCGCTATGACGAGCGTGGCATGCGCGCTGGCCGGGCCGCTGCTTTCCATCGCCGGAGAGAAGGACGGCATTGGTTTGCATCTCTATACCAACTCGACAGCGGGTAAGAGCACCTGCGGCGATGTGGCTGCTAGCGTCTGGGGAGACCCAGACCGCAGCAAGGCGAGCTGGAATGGTACGTCCCTAGGTCTGGCGCTGATGTCGGAGTCAGCCAACGATCGATTGTTGTATCTGGACGAGATCGGCTCGGGCGATGCGCGCAAAATCGGCCCGGCGATCTACCAGATGCTCAATGGCATTTCGAAGGTACAAGGAGCGCGTGACGGCGGCACCGTCGCTTCTCGGTCGTGGAGGTTGACGCTCATTTCGACGGGCGAAGTCGCGATGAGTCAGTATCTCGCCGAAGGCGGTCTAAAGCCGCGTGGCGGGCAGGAGGTGCGCTTGCTTGATGTGCCCGCCGACGCGGGCCTGCATCGCGCATTTGACGAACTGCACGGCTACGCGAGCGCCGAAGCTTTCTCTGACGCACTGACGGCTGCTGGTCGCGCACAGCATGGCACGCTTGGGCCCGCGTTCGTGGAATGGCTTCTGCCAAGGTGGAGTGACGCGCGCGAGCAGATCGGGCGCGAGCGTATCCGTATGGCGTCGATGGTGCCGCCGGATGCCGCGCCACCCGTGCGGCGCGCGACACGCAAGTTCGCCCTGCTAGCCGCTGCCTTGGTGATGGCAACGCAGGCGGGCTTGACGGGGTGGACCGCCGAAGAATCGCAGCAGGCGGTCGATACCGTCTGGCGGCGGTGGCTTGATGTGTTCGGGACGGGCGACCGCGACGATGAGCGTTTGATCGAGCAGGTCGAAGGTCTCATCGAGCAGCATGAGCACTCGAGATTCGTTCGCCTGCCGCTTACTGAAAACATGCCCGTGGTGCACAACTCGCTGGGCTTCATCCGGGCCGACGCCGACGGCAAGATCACCGTGTACGTGCCGCCCGCAACCTTCAAGGGGGTGTTCGTCGTCGGTTATGACCTGAAGCACGCCTGCAAGGCCCTTCACAAAGCTCGCATCCTATTGCGTCCCACAGGACGCAAGGGCTGGACGAGAAACGGTGGGCGTGGCTTGGGGCAGGTCTACGTGCTCTACCCACGTAAAAATCACGCTGATTGGAAAGCTGACGACGATCAGTAG
- a CDS encoding helix-turn-helix transcriptional regulator encodes MATTCCGDTLAKLASECDVIVADLQSVSSRQNSAREPLLTRIRAGHIDVGLVLHSCIKNPAYLATLSALSAVHAVLDRDEVGEHLKSAIDAAYARQKFVSSTLAKYAATLPRRGQSFQPLSACEIDVLKATLAGQSLKEIALARHRSKHTICTHKTNAMLKLGVASTAELFRLFSEEDVCILHDRVLQSTA; translated from the coding sequence GTGGCCACGACCTGCTGCGGTGATACGCTGGCCAAGCTCGCGAGTGAGTGTGATGTGATTGTCGCGGACCTGCAGAGCGTCTCGTCGAGGCAAAACTCCGCTCGCGAACCTTTGTTGACCCGCATACGGGCGGGACATATTGACGTGGGTTTGGTGCTGCATTCGTGTATCAAGAATCCCGCTTACCTCGCCACGCTGTCGGCCCTGAGCGCCGTTCACGCAGTGCTGGACCGGGATGAAGTCGGCGAGCATCTGAAGTCAGCGATCGATGCCGCGTACGCCCGCCAAAAATTTGTATCGTCCACGCTTGCCAAGTACGCGGCGACGCTGCCTAGACGCGGCCAGAGTTTTCAGCCTCTAAGCGCGTGCGAAATCGACGTTCTCAAGGCGACGCTAGCCGGTCAGTCGCTGAAGGAGATCGCGTTAGCGCGCCACCGCTCGAAGCACACCATCTGCACCCACAAAACGAACGCGATGCTTAAGCTTGGCGTGGCATCGACCGCTGAACTTTTTCGCTTATTCTCAGAAGAGGATGTCTGCATCCTCCATGACAGAGTATTGCAATCGACGGCTTAG
- a CDS encoding transcriptional coactivator p15/PC4 family protein, whose amino-acid sequence MSTVDQDKVVMDIQKSATQRIRIIHRWYKGREYVDVRLVVANAAGEFVPTQKGIMLRPELLPQIIQGLTLAAREVV is encoded by the coding sequence ATGAGTACGGTCGATCAGGACAAGGTGGTGATGGATATCCAGAAGAGCGCGACGCAGCGCATCCGGATCATTCATCGTTGGTACAAAGGCCGCGAGTACGTCGATGTCCGGCTTGTGGTCGCCAATGCAGCGGGTGAGTTCGTGCCGACGCAGAAGGGCATCATGCTGCGCCCGGAACTACTGCCGCAGATCATTCAGGGGCTGACGCTGGCCGCGCGGGAGGTCGTATGA